One genomic region from Stackebrandtia nassauensis DSM 44728 encodes:
- a CDS encoding ROK family transcriptional regulator, with protein sequence MAKETHTVAPAAEADDPAGSPATDRRQGAAKPKPGAATGSAPAAERKPRTTAPAPATDEPPRTAAPKPGTLADEPPATAKPKPGTPAVGTAADAPPRTAAPKPGTSADELPATAKPKPGTPAVGAGALLQLLRDGAPRTRSELAAVTGLARSTVTQRVDALLASGLIGPSGEAASTGGRPPTTFAFKPHARVVLAADLGATHARLAVTDLAGQVLAETRADLDIAAGPQTVLDWVIEHGHALLSEIDRDPSGLLGVGIGLPGPVEHSTGRAVNPPIMPGWDGFDVPHYVGEHFTAPVLVDNDVNIMALGEHFTHWPDAEHLLFVKAATGIGCGIISDGQVFRGAQGAAGDMGHIKVAEPGPVCRCGNTGCLEAVASGAAIAAALAEQDIKAHSALDVVELARAGSVPALRLLRQAGRDIGEVLAAAVNLLNPAVIVIGGSLALAGDHLLAGVREVIYQRSLPLATQHLRIVQSRTGERAGAVGAGVMAINHGLSPSRVDALLA encoded by the coding sequence GTGGCAAAAGAGACTCACACCGTCGCGCCAGCGGCCGAAGCGGACGACCCAGCGGGGTCGCCCGCGACCGACCGACGGCAAGGCGCGGCCAAGCCCAAGCCGGGGGCGGCGACCGGATCCGCGCCAGCCGCCGAGCGGAAGCCGCGCACCACGGCACCCGCGCCCGCCACGGACGAGCCGCCGCGCACGGCCGCGCCGAAGCCCGGCACCCTGGCCGACGAGCCGCCCGCCACCGCCAAACCCAAGCCGGGCACCCCGGCCGTCGGAACCGCAGCGGACGCGCCGCCACGCACGGCCGCGCCGAAGCCCGGCACCTCGGCCGACGAGCTCCCCGCCACCGCCAAGCCCAAGCCCGGCACCCCGGCCGTCGGAGCCGGTGCCCTGCTTCAGCTGTTGCGGGACGGCGCGCCGCGCACCCGCTCCGAGCTGGCCGCCGTCACCGGCCTGGCTCGCTCCACCGTCACCCAACGCGTCGACGCCCTGCTGGCCTCGGGGCTGATCGGCCCCAGCGGCGAGGCCGCCTCCACCGGCGGCCGTCCACCCACGACCTTCGCCTTCAAGCCGCACGCCCGCGTCGTCCTGGCCGCCGACCTCGGCGCCACCCACGCCCGCCTCGCCGTCACCGACCTGGCCGGACAGGTCCTGGCCGAGACCCGCGCCGACCTCGACATCGCCGCCGGTCCCCAAACCGTGCTCGACTGGGTCATCGAGCACGGCCACGCCCTACTGTCCGAAATCGACCGTGACCCCTCCGGCCTGCTGGGCGTCGGCATCGGCCTGCCCGGCCCGGTCGAGCACTCCACCGGCCGCGCCGTCAACCCGCCGATCATGCCCGGCTGGGACGGCTTCGACGTCCCCCACTACGTCGGCGAACACTTCACCGCCCCGGTCCTCGTCGACAACGACGTCAACATCATGGCGCTGGGCGAGCACTTCACCCACTGGCCCGACGCCGAGCATCTGCTGTTCGTCAAGGCCGCCACCGGAATCGGCTGCGGCATCATCTCCGACGGCCAGGTCTTCCGGGGAGCCCAGGGCGCGGCTGGCGACATGGGACACATCAAAGTGGCCGAACCCGGACCGGTGTGCCGCTGCGGCAACACCGGCTGCCTGGAGGCGGTCGCCAGCGGCGCCGCCATCGCTGCCGCCCTGGCCGAGCAGGACATCAAAGCCCACTCGGCGCTGGACGTCGTCGAACTCGCCCGCGCGGGCTCGGTCCCGGCGCTGCGCCTGCTGCGCCAGGCGGGTCGCGACATCGGCGAAGTCCTCGCCGCCGCCGTCAACCTGCTCAACCCCGCCGTGATCGTCATCGGCGGCTCGCTCGCCCTGGCGGGCGACCACCTGCTGGCCGGAGTCCGCGAGGTGATCTACCAGCGCTCACTGCCGCTGGCCACCCAGCACCTGCGCATCGTGCAGTCCCGCACCGGCGAACGCGCCGGAGCCGTCGGCGCGGGCGTCATGGCCATCAACCACGGCCTGAGCCCCAGCCGGGTCGACGCGCTGCTCGCCTGA
- a CDS encoding SURF1 family protein, whose amino-acid sequence MTRDYRFLISWRWLGLTLLGLALVATCVGLGIWQHDRYEQRAATNERIETAAADDTPAKASEVLSEDAEPGDDTLWTKVEATGEFDADAQILIRNRSVDGQNGYEVVTPLLLSDGTALLVDRGWVPPADSGATEAPKVPAPPEGSVTVTGRVRPSESPLGSVEKVSGTIQARSIDVDRISKHLDGPVLRGYITQDDPAKGFTAIPVPTQRAWQNFAYAYQWWLFAGMIPVGLVMIARREAGGGKPTSRRPSTVAAV is encoded by the coding sequence GTGACGCGCGACTACCGGTTCCTGATCTCCTGGCGCTGGCTGGGGCTGACCCTGCTGGGGCTGGCCCTCGTCGCCACCTGCGTCGGCCTGGGCATCTGGCAGCACGACCGCTACGAGCAGCGCGCCGCCACCAACGAACGCATCGAGACCGCCGCGGCCGACGACACCCCGGCCAAGGCCAGCGAGGTGCTGTCCGAGGACGCCGAGCCCGGTGACGACACACTGTGGACGAAAGTCGAGGCCACCGGTGAGTTCGACGCCGACGCGCAGATCCTGATCCGCAACCGCAGCGTCGACGGCCAGAACGGCTACGAGGTCGTCACGCCGCTGCTGCTGTCCGACGGCACCGCGCTGCTGGTGGACCGCGGCTGGGTGCCGCCCGCCGACTCCGGTGCCACCGAGGCGCCGAAGGTGCCCGCCCCGCCGGAGGGCTCGGTGACCGTCACCGGCCGCGTGCGGCCCTCGGAGTCGCCGCTGGGCTCGGTCGAGAAGGTCTCCGGAACCATCCAGGCCCGCAGCATCGACGTCGACCGGATCTCGAAGCACCTCGACGGACCCGTCCTGCGTGGATACATCACACAGGACGATCCCGCCAAGGGCTTCACCGCGATCCCGGTGCCCACCCAACGCGCCTGGCAGAACTTCGCCTACGCCTACCAGTGGTGGCTGTTCGCCGGGATGATCCCGGTCGGGCTGGTCATGATCGCCCGCCGCGAGGCCGGAGGCGGGAAACCTACTTCCCGGAGACCATCGACCGTGGCGGCGGTTTGA
- a CDS encoding transglycosylase domain-containing protein, with the protein MGLTQAYQGLRQRLINAAEGIRSLLKVGALAGLLVAALAFPVVGTGGLSAKAGVDALDKLSVKLGESTPPQTTYVYASDGTTLLSTFYDEFRRNVPLDEVAPIMRQAIISAEDSRFYEHRGVDIRGVARAMAANQKGGEVSQGASTLTMQYVRGALQHNASSADEILAVTEQTPSRKLREMRLATTIEERLTKDEIMEKYLNQVYFGHRAYGIYAASYIYFSKAPQDLTLAQAATLAGLVQAPSDYDPAAEDDKKATDRRNWVIDRMTKLGYISSKEAADTKKEKIKLKLSRPSNACIGTSKKAQRFGFFCDYVRQWWRSQPQFGATPRDRENDLRRGGYTIITSMDPNTQKASQKKVDSLSSRDSKHALGVTAVEPGTGRIKAMAVNRTFEIDQTNNGLHSEPTAAAKGMRGNYPNTVNSLLGGGDVAGYQAGSTFKMFTMLAALEEGMPLNTNIYSPNQVATKYPVAAGPASCGGVWCPSNASKAMTGNQTMWSGFGKSVNTYFAQLVQRVGAEKAVRMAERLGLDWRSESDAFYASEDHADGWGAFTLGVADTTPLEMAGAYATIAAEGMYCEPTPVLKAIDQTGREMAKTAPDCHRELSKKVARAATDAARCPTGTQASRGSCGGWSTASSVHTQVGRQVAGKTGTTDSDRAAWFVGYAPQLAVAAFMSDPDNPFNPVGEGNSKKPIDVAATTLKEGLKGEKEIKFKPPPRSMVSGK; encoded by the coding sequence ATGGGGTTGACGCAGGCGTATCAAGGGCTGAGGCAGCGGCTCATCAATGCCGCCGAAGGCATCCGGTCGCTGTTGAAGGTGGGGGCGCTGGCCGGGCTGCTGGTGGCGGCGCTGGCGTTCCCGGTCGTGGGAACCGGCGGGCTGTCGGCCAAGGCCGGGGTGGACGCGCTGGACAAGCTGTCGGTGAAGCTCGGCGAATCCACACCGCCGCAGACGACCTACGTGTACGCCTCCGACGGCACCACACTGCTGTCGACGTTCTACGACGAGTTCCGCCGCAACGTCCCGCTGGACGAGGTCGCGCCGATCATGCGGCAGGCCATCATCTCCGCCGAGGACTCCCGGTTCTACGAGCACCGCGGCGTCGACATCCGCGGCGTCGCGCGGGCCATGGCCGCCAACCAGAAGGGCGGTGAGGTCTCGCAGGGCGCGTCCACCCTGACGATGCAGTACGTGCGCGGTGCCTTGCAGCACAACGCCTCCTCGGCCGACGAGATCCTGGCCGTCACCGAGCAGACGCCGTCGCGGAAACTGCGCGAGATGCGGTTGGCCACCACGATCGAGGAGCGGCTCACCAAGGACGAGATCATGGAGAAGTACCTCAACCAGGTCTACTTCGGACATCGCGCCTACGGAATCTACGCCGCCTCCTACATCTACTTCTCCAAGGCGCCACAGGATCTGACGCTCGCGCAGGCCGCGACGCTGGCGGGCCTGGTGCAGGCGCCCTCGGACTACGACCCGGCCGCCGAGGACGACAAGAAGGCCACCGACCGCCGCAACTGGGTCATCGACCGGATGACGAAACTGGGCTACATATCGTCCAAAGAGGCCGCCGACACCAAGAAGGAGAAGATCAAGCTGAAGCTGTCCCGCCCGTCCAACGCGTGCATCGGGACCAGCAAGAAGGCGCAGCGCTTCGGCTTCTTCTGCGACTACGTCCGGCAGTGGTGGCGCTCCCAGCCGCAGTTCGGCGCCACGCCAAGGGATCGCGAGAACGACCTGCGCCGCGGCGGGTACACGATCATCACGTCCATGGACCCCAACACCCAAAAGGCCAGCCAGAAGAAGGTGGACTCGCTGTCCTCGCGCGACAGCAAGCACGCCCTGGGGGTGACGGCCGTCGAACCGGGAACCGGGCGCATCAAGGCGATGGCGGTGAACCGGACCTTCGAGATCGACCAGACCAACAACGGTCTGCACTCGGAACCGACCGCCGCGGCCAAGGGCATGCGCGGCAACTATCCCAACACCGTCAACTCGCTGCTGGGCGGCGGTGACGTCGCCGGGTACCAGGCGGGTTCGACGTTCAAGATGTTCACGATGCTGGCGGCGCTGGAGGAGGGCATGCCGCTCAACACGAACATCTACTCCCCCAACCAGGTGGCGACGAAGTACCCGGTCGCGGCCGGTCCGGCCTCCTGCGGCGGGGTGTGGTGTCCGTCCAACGCCAGCAAGGCCATGACCGGCAACCAGACGATGTGGTCGGGCTTCGGGAAGTCGGTGAACACGTACTTCGCGCAGCTGGTGCAGCGGGTCGGCGCCGAGAAGGCGGTGCGGATGGCCGAACGGCTCGGGCTGGACTGGCGCAGCGAGTCCGACGCGTTCTACGCCAGCGAGGACCACGCCGACGGCTGGGGCGCGTTCACGCTCGGCGTCGCCGACACGACGCCGCTGGAGATGGCCGGGGCGTACGCGACCATCGCCGCCGAGGGCATGTACTGCGAACCCACGCCGGTGCTCAAGGCCATCGACCAGACCGGACGCGAGATGGCCAAGACGGCGCCGGACTGTCACCGGGAACTGTCCAAGAAGGTCGCCCGGGCCGCGACCGACGCGGCCCGCTGCCCCACCGGCACCCAGGCGTCGCGCGGCAGCTGCGGCGGCTGGAGCACCGCCTCGAGCGTGCACACCCAGGTCGGACGGCAGGTGGCGGGCAAGACCGGTACCACCGACTCCGACCGGGCGGCCTGGTTCGTCGGCTACGCGCCGCAGCTGGCGGTCGCGGCCTTCATGTCCGATCCGGACAATCCCTTCAACCCGGTCGGGGAGGGCAACTCCAAGAAACCGATCGACGTCGCCGCGACCACCCTCAAGGAGGGGTTGAAGGGCGAGAAGGAGATCAAGTTCAAACCGCCGCCACGGTCGATGGTCTCCGGGAAGTAG
- the cobA gene encoding uroporphyrinogen-III C-methyltransferase — MYPLGLRLDRRRVLVVGAGNLAHRRVPRLLDAGADVLLVSPHARDSLRAMASEHRLRWEERRFQASDLDGAWLVLAATDDPAVNAEISALAEEARVFCVRADDREAATAWTPAVGQHEELTFAAFAGGDPRRAAALRDRLLELAATGEVSPPRFRGSGTIPGVALVGAGPGDPDLITVAGRAALAQADVVIADRLAPARLLEELRDETELIDAAKIPYGRQREQDEIIALMLERAKNGKFVVRLKGGDGFVFGRGGEELDACAAAGIPVRVIPGVTSAIAGPALASIPVTERGLVHEFTIVSGHVAPGDPTSLTNWDALARLRGTVVVLMGVRHRGAIAAALIAGGRDAGTPAAVVMDASTPRQREVRTTLAELGDVEVTSPAVLVIGEVTRQR, encoded by the coding sequence TTGTATCCACTTGGCCTGCGCCTCGACCGACGGCGGGTACTCGTCGTCGGCGCCGGAAATCTCGCGCACCGGCGTGTACCCCGACTCCTCGACGCCGGAGCCGACGTGCTGCTCGTGTCGCCGCACGCCCGCGATTCGCTGCGGGCCATGGCATCGGAGCACCGACTGCGCTGGGAGGAGCGACGGTTCCAGGCCAGCGACCTGGACGGGGCCTGGCTGGTGCTGGCCGCCACCGACGACCCGGCGGTCAACGCCGAGATCTCGGCGCTGGCCGAGGAAGCGCGGGTCTTCTGCGTCCGCGCCGACGACCGGGAGGCCGCCACGGCGTGGACCCCAGCGGTCGGGCAGCACGAGGAGCTGACCTTCGCGGCCTTCGCGGGCGGGGACCCGCGTCGGGCGGCGGCGCTGCGGGACCGGCTGCTGGAACTGGCCGCGACCGGCGAGGTCAGCCCGCCCCGGTTCCGGGGCAGCGGAACGATTCCCGGGGTGGCGCTGGTGGGGGCCGGTCCCGGCGACCCCGACCTGATCACGGTCGCCGGACGGGCGGCGCTGGCGCAGGCCGACGTCGTCATCGCCGACCGGCTGGCTCCGGCGCGGCTGCTGGAGGAACTGCGTGACGAGACCGAGCTCATCGACGCGGCCAAGATTCCCTATGGGCGGCAACGGGAACAGGACGAGATCATCGCGCTGATGCTCGAACGCGCCAAGAACGGCAAGTTCGTGGTGCGGCTCAAGGGCGGCGACGGCTTCGTGTTCGGACGCGGCGGCGAGGAGCTGGACGCCTGCGCGGCGGCGGGCATCCCGGTGCGGGTGATCCCGGGCGTCACCAGCGCGATCGCCGGACCCGCGCTGGCGTCGATCCCGGTGACCGAACGCGGCCTGGTGCACGAGTTCACCATCGTGAGTGGACACGTGGCGCCGGGCGACCCGACGAGCCTCACCAACTGGGACGCGCTGGCCCGGCTACGCGGCACCGTCGTGGTGCTGATGGGGGTGCGGCATCGCGGAGCGATCGCGGCAGCCCTCATCGCGGGTGGCCGCGACGCGGGCACCCCGGCGGCGGTGGTGATGGACGCATCGACGCCCCGGCAACGCGAGGTGCGCACGACGCTGGCGGAGCTGGGCGACGTGGAGGTCACCTCACCGGCGGTCCTGGTGATCGGCGAGGTGACCCGGCAGCGCTAG
- a CDS encoding response regulator, protein MTRVLLADDQPLIRAGFRVLLDAEDDIDVVGEASTGAEAVDLARETVPDIALVDVQMPEMDGIEATRRIAADPALSSVRVVILTNYALDEYIFDALRAGASGFLVKDTEPEELIRAVRTVAVGEALLAPNVTRRLIAEFAATPRVDGPAPLVSALTPREREVVTLVGQGKSNEEISRLLHISHTTAKTHVSRAMTKLGSRDRAQLVVAAYESGLVVPRASA, encoded by the coding sequence GTGACCCGGGTACTTCTCGCCGACGACCAGCCGCTGATCCGCGCCGGATTCCGGGTCCTGCTGGACGCCGAGGACGACATCGACGTGGTCGGTGAGGCCTCCACCGGCGCCGAGGCGGTGGACCTGGCCCGCGAAACCGTCCCCGACATCGCCCTCGTCGACGTCCAGATGCCCGAAATGGACGGCATCGAGGCGACCCGCCGCATCGCCGCCGATCCCGCCCTGTCCTCGGTACGAGTGGTGATCCTGACCAACTACGCCCTCGACGAGTACATCTTCGACGCGCTGCGCGCCGGAGCCAGCGGCTTCCTCGTCAAGGACACCGAACCGGAGGAACTGATCCGCGCGGTCCGCACCGTCGCCGTCGGCGAGGCCCTGCTGGCCCCCAACGTGACCCGACGCCTGATCGCCGAGTTCGCGGCCACCCCACGCGTCGACGGCCCGGCCCCGCTGGTCTCAGCACTGACACCCCGCGAACGCGAAGTGGTGACCCTGGTGGGCCAGGGCAAATCCAACGAGGAGATCTCCCGGCTACTGCACATCAGCCACACCACCGCCAAAACCCACGTCAGCCGCGCCATGACCAAACTGGGTTCCCGCGACCGCGCCCAGCTGGTCGTCGCGGCCTACGAGTCAGGCCTGGTCGTACCCCGCGCCTCTGCCTAG
- a CDS encoding Gfo/Idh/MocA family protein, protein MPVTEDIAPRSGYRAAIIGTGFMGRVHAGAVRVAGGSVVGLVGSTVDKAAEAVDALGADGVFADAAEAIASPDVDVVHVCTPNHLHSELALAALEAGKHVVCEKPLATDARSAQTLTDAAKRGGRVATVPFVYRFHPMVREARELVRRGSIGTVTLAHGGYLQDWLLRPEDDNWRVDPDIGGRTRAFADIGSHWCDLLEFVTGQRITRLSAQLSTVNPRRGAASATEDIATLQFNTDAGAVGTSVISQVSAGRKNRLHLEVSGSDATLHFDQEQPELLWLGGRQRSSVLVRDPETLTPPAARLAVVPSGHPQGYQDCFNAFVADTRAAIDGETPDGLPTFADGLRAARLAEAVLESARDNAWVEVE, encoded by the coding sequence ATGCCAGTCACCGAGGACATCGCGCCGCGCAGCGGCTACCGGGCCGCGATCATCGGCACCGGCTTCATGGGCCGGGTGCACGCGGGCGCCGTGCGGGTCGCGGGCGGCTCGGTCGTCGGCCTGGTCGGCTCCACCGTGGACAAGGCCGCCGAGGCCGTCGACGCGCTGGGAGCCGATGGAGTCTTCGCCGACGCCGCCGAGGCGATCGCCAGCCCCGACGTCGACGTCGTGCACGTGTGCACCCCCAACCACCTGCACTCGGAACTGGCGCTGGCCGCGCTGGAGGCCGGAAAGCACGTGGTGTGCGAGAAGCCGCTGGCCACCGACGCCCGCTCCGCCCAGACGCTCACCGACGCCGCGAAACGGGGCGGACGGGTCGCGACCGTCCCCTTCGTCTACCGGTTCCACCCGATGGTGCGCGAGGCCCGGGAACTGGTGCGGCGCGGCAGCATCGGCACCGTCACCCTCGCCCACGGCGGCTACCTCCAGGACTGGCTGCTGCGGCCCGAGGACGACAACTGGCGCGTTGACCCCGACATCGGCGGCCGCACCCGCGCCTTCGCCGACATCGGTTCGCACTGGTGCGACCTGCTGGAGTTCGTCACCGGCCAGCGCATCACCCGGCTGTCGGCGCAACTGTCCACCGTGAACCCACGGCGGGGCGCCGCGTCGGCCACCGAGGACATCGCGACCCTGCAGTTCAACACCGACGCGGGCGCCGTCGGCACCTCGGTGATCTCGCAGGTCTCGGCCGGGCGCAAGAACCGGCTGCACCTGGAGGTCTCCGGCTCCGACGCCACCCTCCACTTCGACCAGGAGCAGCCGGAACTGCTGTGGCTGGGCGGACGACAACGTTCCAGCGTCCTGGTACGCGACCCCGAGACCCTGACCCCGCCCGCCGCCCGGCTCGCCGTCGTCCCCAGTGGCCACCCGCAGGGGTACCAGGACTGCTTCAACGCCTTCGTCGCCGACACCCGGGCCGCCATCGACGGCGAGACCCCCGACGGACTGCCCACCTTCGCCGACGGCCTGCGGGCCGCCCGGCTGGCCGAGGCGGTCCTGGAATCGGCGCGCGACAACGCCTGGGTGGAGGTGGAGTGA
- a CDS encoding multicopper oxidase family protein, translating into MKRRRLLQLGLTVAGVAAAGGVTYAFATDTQQTGALLTSDVPMPERFKVRLPIPETAKPVKDGHYAFTQRPRKVEIIPGTKTEIWGYDGQFPGPTLDLRRGEPVTVTVANKLDVPTSTHLHGGVTAADSDGFPTDLVVPKGHGGHFKPGRHSHMKHDPSAWKLHTGQRDYGYSLDQPAATLWYHDHRMDFTAPQVWRGLAGFCIVRDDVDDALPLPKGERDIPLMLCDRAFHADGAFKYPSKDGTLMGEPGVSDEYHEGVLGDVMLVNGAPWPVLDVDAARYRLRFLNASNARRYELALDNDAPLVHIGSDVGLLDKPRELSSLVLASAERAEVIVDFSKYKPGTEITLVNKLGADDMAEVMRFRVGDKVDDDSSIPDELVPFKALKASDAVTERTFKFEYSSVSGHGSMWTINGEAYDPGGSMAKIKLGTVEKWTLISDVHHPVHAHLGHFQVLSRDGKPPRDTDAGWKDTVDMRPLEVVEVLIKFEGYKGRYMLHCHNLEHEDMAMMANFDVV; encoded by the coding sequence ATGAAGCGCCGCCGCCTGCTCCAGCTGGGGCTGACCGTCGCCGGAGTCGCCGCCGCCGGAGGCGTGACCTACGCCTTCGCCACCGACACGCAGCAGACCGGAGCGCTGTTGACCAGCGACGTCCCGATGCCCGAACGCTTCAAGGTCCGGCTGCCCATCCCCGAGACCGCCAAACCCGTCAAGGACGGGCACTACGCGTTCACGCAGCGCCCGCGCAAGGTCGAGATCATCCCGGGCACCAAGACCGAGATCTGGGGCTACGACGGGCAGTTCCCCGGGCCCACACTGGACCTCCGCCGGGGCGAACCGGTGACGGTGACCGTCGCCAACAAGCTGGACGTGCCGACCTCGACCCACCTGCACGGCGGCGTAACCGCGGCCGACTCCGACGGCTTCCCCACCGATCTGGTGGTGCCCAAGGGACACGGGGGGCACTTCAAACCCGGACGGCACTCGCACATGAAGCACGACCCGTCCGCGTGGAAACTCCACACCGGACAACGCGACTACGGGTACTCGCTGGACCAGCCCGCCGCCACACTGTGGTACCACGACCACCGGATGGACTTCACCGCGCCGCAGGTGTGGCGGGGGCTGGCCGGGTTCTGCATCGTCCGCGACGACGTGGACGACGCGCTGCCGCTTCCCAAGGGGGAGCGCGACATCCCGCTGATGCTGTGCGACCGCGCGTTCCACGCTGACGGGGCGTTCAAGTACCCGTCCAAGGACGGCACGCTGATGGGTGAGCCCGGCGTCTCGGACGAATACCACGAGGGGGTGCTCGGCGACGTGATGCTCGTCAACGGGGCGCCCTGGCCGGTGCTGGACGTGGACGCGGCGCGGTACCGGCTGCGGTTCCTCAACGCGTCCAACGCTCGTCGCTACGAGCTGGCCCTGGACAACGACGCGCCGTTGGTGCACATCGGCAGCGACGTGGGACTGCTGGACAAGCCGCGGGAGTTGTCGTCGCTGGTGCTGGCCTCGGCTGAACGGGCCGAGGTGATCGTGGACTTCTCGAAGTACAAGCCGGGTACCGAGATCACGCTGGTCAACAAGCTCGGCGCCGACGACATGGCCGAGGTGATGCGGTTTCGGGTCGGGGACAAGGTCGACGACGACTCGTCCATTCCCGACGAACTGGTGCCGTTCAAGGCGCTGAAGGCTTCCGACGCCGTCACCGAGCGGACGTTCAAGTTCGAGTACTCCAGTGTCTCCGGTCATGGGTCTATGTGGACCATCAACGGGGAGGCATACGATCCCGGCGGTTCGATGGCGAAGATCAAGCTGGGCACCGTCGAGAAGTGGACCCTCATCTCCGATGTCCACCATCCGGTGCACGCGCACCTGGGGCACTTCCAGGTGCTGTCGCGGGACGGGAAACCGCCGCGCGACACCGACGCGGGCTGGAAGGACACTGTCGACATGCGTCCGCTGGAGGTCGTCGAGGTGCTGATCAAGTTCGAGGGCTACAAGGGACGGTACATGTTGCACTGCCACAACCTCGAACACGAGGACATGGCGATGATGGCCAACTTCGACGTCGTGTGA
- a CDS encoding sensor histidine kinase — protein MGEGERHQRRWDVIAAGAATAFALAAVIHEMDKKEFWLPVAAAVPLAILTGLALLARRRYPIPVTLFTGSMTVLFIASDSRAGTVALLIALYSLAKYERRWIAIVAGSVVIVVGTVTAGLSGSWEMASRSAPWLVIFLEAGIIAGDIAGRQQRALESARSRAAEAERSKEELAQRRAAEERVRIARELHDSLTHAISVVNVQSSVALHMLNRQPEQAEASLRNIRAASQDAMRELRATLRALRMTEGDSTPGIDSLPALVERSALTIAMDISPDRQALPETVDRTVYRIVQEALTNSTRHARASAVDISIVVDDESVTTTITDDGIGPAPEGVAEGLGLMGMRERVAALGGDLRPGPGPDGGFQVRAVLPLTETEAKELT, from the coding sequence ATGGGCGAAGGCGAACGGCACCAGCGGCGATGGGACGTCATCGCCGCCGGTGCGGCGACCGCGTTCGCGCTCGCCGCGGTGATCCACGAAATGGACAAGAAGGAGTTCTGGCTTCCGGTCGCGGCGGCCGTGCCGCTGGCGATACTGACCGGGCTGGCGCTGCTCGCCCGGCGTCGGTACCCGATCCCGGTGACGCTGTTCACCGGCTCGATGACGGTCCTGTTCATCGCCTCGGACAGCCGCGCCGGGACCGTGGCCCTCCTCATCGCACTGTACTCATTGGCCAAGTACGAACGCCGCTGGATCGCGATCGTCGCGGGCAGTGTCGTCATCGTGGTGGGCACGGTGACCGCCGGACTGTCGGGCTCGTGGGAGATGGCCTCGCGGTCGGCGCCGTGGCTGGTCATCTTCCTGGAGGCGGGAATCATCGCCGGGGACATCGCCGGACGGCAACAGCGGGCACTGGAGTCGGCCCGATCCCGCGCCGCCGAAGCCGAACGATCCAAAGAGGAACTGGCGCAGCGCCGGGCCGCCGAGGAACGCGTCCGCATCGCCCGCGAACTCCACGACTCGCTGACCCACGCGATCTCGGTCGTCAACGTGCAGTCCTCGGTGGCGCTGCACATGCTCAACCGCCAGCCCGAACAGGCCGAGGCCTCGCTGCGCAACATCCGGGCGGCCAGCCAGGACGCGATGCGGGAACTGCGGGCCACGCTGCGAGCCCTGCGCATGACCGAAGGCGACTCCACCCCCGGCATCGACAGCCTCCCCGCGCTGGTGGAACGCTCCGCGCTCACCATCGCCATGGACATCAGCCCCGACCGGCAAGCGCTGCCCGAGACCGTCGACCGCACCGTCTACCGGATCGTGCAGGAGGCGCTGACCAACTCCACCCGGCACGCCCGGGCCAGTGCCGTCGACATCTCTATTGTGGTCGATGATGAGTCGGTGACGACGACCATCACCGACGACGGCATCGGCCCCGCCCCCGAAGGCGTCGCCGAAGGGCTGGGCCTCATGGGAATGCGCGAACGCGTCGCGGCACTGGGCGGCGACCTGCGCCCCGGCCCCGGCCCCGACGGCGGCTTCCAGGTCCGCGCCGTCCTGCCCCTGACCGAGACCGAAGCCAAGGAGCTGACGTGA